From Verrucomicrobia bacterium S94, the proteins below share one genomic window:
- a CDS encoding DUF2934 domain-containing protein: protein MAAKKAAKKKATKKTTAKKAPAKKTAKKAVKKAPAKKAVAKKVPAKKAPAKKKKAAAKKAAKVNYTAEQVYTMIQQAAYFAAENDGFSKDPAEYWAHAEASINAMIKG, encoded by the coding sequence ATGGCTGCAAAGAAAGCTGCTAAAAAGAAAGCAACAAAGAAAACAACGGCAAAAAAAGCCCCTGCTAAAAAGACGGCTAAAAAAGCTGTCAAAAAAGCTCCGGCTAAAAAAGCCGTTGCAAAAAAAGTCCCGGCTAAAAAGGCTCCGGCTAAAAAGAAAAAAGCTGCTGCTAAAAAAGCCGCCAAAGTGAACTACACTGCTGAACAGGTTTATACCATGATTCAGCAGGCCGCTTACTTTGCCGCTGAGAACGACGGTTTCTCCAAAGACCCGGCTGAATACTGGGCGCATGCAGAAGCTTCTATCAACGCGATGATCAAAGGCTGA
- a CDS encoding sulfatase — MKRLTTYLLPALLLAGVSTFASSKPNVVFILIDDLSHYGITAYGANRISSTQGFFKNVEFETPRIDSLAKDGMKCDYAYAYPLCEPTRIALMSGMNNIRNYHQCKSQHASDITFGDLFQHEGYETCIVGKWKQTRGTKSIPGKDYISEFGWDEFCCFDVVTEGYRMIDPDIVENGKIMNYKGIDPVTGRRYYGPDIFNRYALDFIERNQEKPFFLYYSMVLMHDEHTPTPDTKPASIFDEHDISKPTKYGFMKGDDRRYFPDMLAYMDKMVGRVLDKLEELDLDENTLVVVMGDNGTKECFEHVLPDGSVFRGNKGSNKEGGLHVPLLLRAPGKIPAGKSYAGMVNVTDILPTLCDAVGIEPPNKDSLDGISFWPQATGRASGEHRKWIYTWYNGNNKSTDLDNVIEYAFTKEFKRYAPSKLYPEGRFFDLRTDLFEEAGTEKKKVPKVWNKWHYSGLDVSKLTPEQKRAYDGLGKILEQNAYVPVKRLQIVRGEVPLRVGGTKQLECRIYPANATRRGIIWQSSDPSIASVDKFGVVTGHRKGNVEITAYSWDDAMPLADHKSEEFRTDGIQHSVKLRVSK, encoded by the coding sequence ATGAAACGTTTAACCACCTATCTGCTACCGGCGCTGTTGCTGGCCGGAGTATCGACCTTTGCCTCATCTAAACCCAATGTTGTTTTTATTCTGATCGATGATCTGAGCCATTACGGCATAACGGCCTACGGAGCCAACAGGATCAGTTCGACGCAGGGATTTTTTAAAAATGTGGAGTTTGAAACACCGCGCATTGACAGTCTGGCGAAAGACGGCATGAAGTGCGACTATGCCTATGCCTATCCGCTCTGTGAACCCACGCGAATTGCGCTGATGAGCGGAATGAACAATATCCGCAATTATCATCAGTGCAAATCGCAGCATGCTTCGGATATTACGTTCGGCGATCTGTTTCAGCACGAGGGGTATGAAACCTGTATTGTCGGAAAATGGAAGCAGACCCGTGGTACGAAAAGTATTCCCGGGAAAGATTATATTTCCGAGTTCGGCTGGGATGAATTCTGCTGTTTTGATGTGGTGACCGAAGGGTACCGGATGATTGATCCCGATATTGTGGAAAACGGAAAGATCATGAATTACAAGGGGATTGATCCGGTGACCGGGCGGCGCTATTACGGTCCGGATATTTTCAACCGCTATGCGCTCGATTTTATTGAGCGCAATCAGGAAAAGCCGTTCTTCCTGTATTATTCGATGGTGCTGATGCATGATGAGCACACCCCGACTCCGGACACAAAACCCGCAAGTATCTTTGATGAACATGACATTTCGAAACCTACAAAATATGGTTTTATGAAAGGGGATGACCGGCGGTATTTCCCGGATATGCTGGCCTATATGGATAAAATGGTCGGCCGGGTTCTTGATAAACTGGAAGAGCTGGATCTGGATGAGAATACGCTGGTTGTTGTCATGGGGGATAACGGAACCAAAGAGTGTTTTGAACATGTTCTTCCCGACGGCAGCGTCTTTCGTGGGAATAAGGGCAGCAATAAAGAGGGCGGACTGCATGTTCCGCTGCTGCTTCGCGCTCCCGGAAAAATCCCGGCAGGGAAATCGTATGCCGGGATGGTTAATGTGACCGATATTCTTCCGACGCTGTGCGATGCTGTCGGTATTGAACCGCCGAACAAAGATTCTCTGGATGGGATCAGCTTCTGGCCGCAGGCCACAGGACGGGCGTCCGGGGAACATCGTAAATGGATTTACACCTGGTATAACGGCAACAATAAATCCACCGATCTGGATAACGTAATCGAGTATGCTTTTACCAAAGAGTTCAAGCGGTATGCTCCCAGCAAACTCTATCCTGAAGGACGCTTTTTTGATCTGCGTACCGATCTTTTTGAAGAGGCCGGTACGGAAAAGAAAAAAGTCCCCAAGGTTTGGAACAAGTGGCATTACAGTGGGTTGGATGTCAGTAAGCTGACGCCTGAACAGAAGCGTGCCTATGACGGACTCGGGAAAATTCTGGAACAGAATGCCTATGTTCCGGTTAAACGGCTGCAGATTGTCAGGGGCGAGGTTCCGCTCCGTGTCGGAGGTACTAAACAGCTCGAATGCCGGATCTATCCCGCTAATGCCACGCGCCGTGGAATTATCTGGCAGTCCAGTGATCCTTCCATTGCTTCGGTTGACAAATTCGGTGTCGTGACCGGACACAGAAAAGGGAACGTTGAAATTACCGCGTATTCCTGGGATGACGCCATGCCGCTGGCTGATCATAAAAGCGAGGAATTCAGAACCGACGGAATTCAGCACAGTGTGAAGCTGAGAGTATCAAAATGA